One part of the Sulfolobus tengchongensis genome encodes these proteins:
- a CDS encoding DUF2175 domain-containing protein, protein MSRAATKWKCVLCNNTIYWDELFTYLKNGVSHYTCLRDKAMKNTKIDNKEMQTLLDSLEEELKSIVYYKQKLSSLQDEEIKKTLDQIEKDAEKNAGILTRLIEKYSDISS, encoded by the coding sequence ATGAGTCGCGCAGCTACAAAATGGAAGTGCGTATTATGTAATAATACAATATATTGGGACGAATTATTCACTTACTTAAAAAATGGTGTGTCCCACTATACATGCTTAAGAGATAAAGCAATGAAAAATACTAAGATAGATAACAAAGAAATGCAAACTCTTTTGGATTCACTAGAGGAAGAACTAAAGTCTATAGTGTATTATAAGCAAAAATTGTCCTCATTGCAAGATGAGGAAATAAAGAAGACATTAGATCAAATTGAGAAAGACGCAGAAAAGAACGCTGGAATTCTAACTAGATTAATTGAGAAATATAGTGATATATCTTCATAA
- the thyX gene encoding FAD-dependent thymidylate synthase: protein MISVKLVSYTHDGERVIAIAAKMSRSRKGWDYHTKNMTDEEIETWIRDAIIHGYWSVLEHSVYTFSIEGISRVASHQLVRHRIASYTQMSHRFAKPVDEYYKPVIPPSAEKRNKEAIEKAYKEAYNNYFKLLENGVPEEDARYVLPNGVNTNIVVTMNARELYNFFALRLCSRAQWEIRAIAWEMLEEVRKVHPRLFKYAGPNCIIHENFIRNENEYITLEDIFKDYKLEFISQRCIEGVTREGIKRCIMNSRSILSDIK from the coding sequence ATGATTTCTGTCAAATTAGTTTCCTATACGCACGATGGGGAAAGAGTTATTGCAATAGCTGCCAAAATGTCGAGATCAAGAAAGGGATGGGATTATCATACAAAAAATATGACTGATGAAGAGATAGAAACATGGATTAGGGACGCTATTATACACGGATATTGGTCAGTTTTGGAGCACTCTGTCTATACGTTTTCCATTGAGGGTATTTCACGTGTTGCGTCTCATCAACTTGTAAGGCACAGAATTGCCTCCTACACGCAGATGAGCCACCGTTTCGCTAAACCTGTTGATGAGTACTATAAACCAGTGATTCCCCCATCCGCCGAGAAAAGAAATAAAGAGGCTATTGAGAAAGCGTATAAAGAGGCATACAATAACTATTTCAAATTATTAGAAAATGGAGTACCAGAGGAAGATGCTAGATATGTATTGCCTAACGGTGTAAATACGAACATTGTAGTGACAATGAACGCTAGGGAATTGTATAACTTCTTCGCTCTGCGTTTATGTTCCAGGGCTCAATGGGAAATTAGAGCAATAGCATGGGAAATGTTAGAAGAAGTAAGGAAAGTTCATCCCAGACTGTTTAAATATGCTGGTCCAAATTGTATTATACATGAGAATTTCATAAGAAATGAAAATGAATATATAACATTAGAAGATATATTTAAAGATTACAAGTTAGAGTTCATATCTCAAAGATGCATTGAAGGAGTAACGAGAGAAGGTATAAAAAGATGCATTATGAATTCGCGTAGTATATTGTCAGATATTAAATAA
- the ndhC gene encoding NADH-quinone oxidoreductase subunit A, with protein sequence MSLTQAILTFGIPIVVFLAAGYGGYKFLSLVVPSKPNPLKVSRFEAGNIPTGLGRLWFPLQYYGYLLVYTTLEPIIILLLPVAYSDYYSSMTAFRNLLLIVVVFIVLLYPILYYSIRQINVLNYWEMRR encoded by the coding sequence ATGTCACTTACTCAAGCTATTTTAACGTTTGGGATTCCTATAGTCGTGTTCTTAGCTGCAGGTTATGGCGGATATAAATTCTTATCACTTGTAGTGCCCTCAAAACCAAATCCCCTTAAGGTTAGTAGGTTTGAAGCTGGTAATATACCAACGGGATTAGGCAGATTATGGTTTCCCCTACAATATTATGGTTATCTGCTAGTATATACTACACTAGAACCTATAATTATATTATTACTTCCTGTTGCTTATTCTGATTACTATTCCTCTATGACGGCTTTTAGAAATCTTCTACTCATAGTTGTAGTCTTCATAGTATTATTATATCCAATTCTATATTATTCAATAAGGCAAATTAATGTATTAAATTACTGGGAGATGAGAAGATGA
- a CDS encoding NADH-quinone oxidoreductase subunit C, which yields MSESMKNLANELQTKFKCQVKIESDRRLTVIVPDKKAILDVAKYLKEFGFDHVKAVTGIDYPEQEKLEVVYHISSYSNLDLAKVILALRTSTTYKDPSIPSLYPIFESVWTGERETFEMLGIRFEGHPDLRRLFLDEDFEGVYPLRKSFKIKLEGVFVDKPATE from the coding sequence ATGAGCGAATCTATGAAAAATCTCGCTAATGAGTTACAAACTAAGTTTAAGTGTCAGGTAAAGATAGAAAGTGATAGAAGATTAACTGTTATAGTCCCTGACAAAAAGGCAATATTAGATGTAGCTAAGTATTTAAAAGAATTTGGATTTGATCACGTTAAGGCAGTAACTGGAATAGATTATCCTGAACAGGAGAAATTAGAAGTAGTATATCATATATCTTCATATTCTAATTTGGACTTAGCGAAAGTTATACTAGCCTTAAGAACTTCAACAACTTATAAGGATCCTTCAATACCTTCACTATATCCGATTTTTGAAAGTGTTTGGACTGGTGAAAGAGAAACCTTTGAGATGTTGGGAATTAGATTTGAAGGTCACCCTGATTTGAGAAGATTATTTTTAGATGAGGATTTTGAAGGAGTTTATCCGTTAAGGAAATCATTTAAAATAAAATTGGAGGGGGTATTTGTTGACAAGCCAGCCACAGAGTGA